A single Musa acuminata AAA Group cultivar baxijiao chromosome BXJ2-1, Cavendish_Baxijiao_AAA, whole genome shotgun sequence DNA region contains:
- the LOC135599063 gene encoding large ribosomal subunit protein bL27c-like: MATVAFNLVGAFKGLSLGSSSASSYLRGDLGLPRPGSGTSISFPMRSPLTIESAHKKGAGSTKNGRDSRGKRLGVKIYGDQVAQPGAIIVRQRGTKFHPGNNVGLGKDHTIFSLIDGLVKFEKFGPDKKKVSVYPRVEQPENPNSYKARKREYFLLQRERKKARKEGVVSPQLVLASSEEASVVSPVC, from the exons ATGGCGACCGTGGCCTTCAACCTCGTAGGCGCCTTCAAGGGACTCTCCTTGGGGTCGAGCTCCGCATCTTCTTACCTCAGGGGTGACCTCGGGCTGCCCCGTCCCGGCAGCGGTACCTCCATCTCCTTCCCCATGAGGTCCCCGCTGACGATCGAGTCGGCGCACAAGAAGGGGGCCGGTAGCACCAAGAACGGCCGTGATTCCAGGGGGAAGCGGCTCGGCGTCAAGATCTACGGCGATCAGGTCGCCCAGCCTGGTGCCATCATCGTGCGGCAGCGCGGAACCAAG TTTCATCCTGGGAACAATGTTGGCCTAGGCAAGGATCATACTATTTTCTCTTTGATAGACGGGCTGGTTAAGTTCGAGAAATTTGGACCGGACAAGAAAAAG GTTAGTGTTTATCCACGTGTTGAACAGCCAGAAAATCCAAATAGTTACAAAGCAAGAAAAAGGGAGTATTTCCTACTGCAGCGGGAGCGCAAGAAGGCAAGAAAGGAAGGTGTTGTTTCTCCACAGCTAGTATTGGCTTCCAGTGAAGAAGCTTCAGTAGTCAGTCCTGTTTGTTGA